In Leptidea sinapis chromosome 28, ilLepSina1.1, whole genome shotgun sequence, a single genomic region encodes these proteins:
- the LOC126973063 gene encoding ionotropic receptor 75a-like: protein MTRPSIGGDTLHTQWYLPLGVLIDGSCGNVDFIFEEASKGGLFDASHIWLIIENAGSYGNVSGMSIESRLQRANLSVDADIVVAQYNDNEYILTDIFNFGKIQGNKLERKYLGVWRNGLHFPPFQFKYYDRWDFHNLTLRAVTVILGEDKIFSEEIITSSHYTNGVSKFTKEPANLLKILRSVHNFRFNYTVAGRWIGPTGRSSTPSVCSMLYWQEQDISYTSIRMVSNWSQGIDFIQTPASYLGTKFFYLIPNKGIGSYENRFLSPLSPGAWWCTLAAAIACSTVLAASVSLERKPFSGLYAMLSIISIMSQQVFDEGVTVANSNISSQSRQVTLAVAGLTSVLLYNYYTSSVVSWLLNAAAPTLSTIDELIDSDFELIFEDIGYTRGWLEDVGFYYYSGYKNTKEDELREKKVQNVKRITPMFQSVREGVELIRTGGYAYHTEPYNAYQYISRTFHDTENCRLGSLPMMPMVPTYVVVQKHSPYKEFFDWSLLRLKERGFTSVIKSRLAGVESRCSGSSPRALALGQAAPAFTVLLHGLLAAVLVLLLEILSHR, encoded by the exons ATGACCAGACCAAGTATTGGTGGGGACACCTTACATACACAATGGTATTTGCCACTCGGGGTTTTAATAGATGGATCATGTGgaaatgttgattttattttcgaAGAG GCATCGAAAGGCGGTTTGTTCGACGCGTCGCATATTTGGCTCATTATAGAGAATGCAGGCAGTTATGGTAATGTTAGTGGGATGTCGATCGAGTCTCGGCTGCAGCGAGCAAACCTGAGCGTCGACGCTGATATTGTTGTAGCGCAATACAATG ATAATGAATATATACTAACTGATATTTTCAACTTTGGAAAGATCCAAGGTAACAAGTTGGAGAGAAAATATCTGGGAGTATGGAGAAATG GATTGCATTTTCCTCCGTTCCAGTTCAAATATTATGATCGATGGGACTTTCATAACTTGACTTTGAGAGCCGTCACCGTA ATATTGGGTGAAGATAAAATATTTAGCGAAGAAATTATCACCAGTTCACATTACACGAATGGTGTGAGTAAATTTACCAAGGAACCTGCAAACCTGTTGAAGATATTAAGATCTGTTCATAACTTtag ATTTAATTATACTGTGGCTGGCCGGTGGATTGGACCCACGGGGAGAAGCTCCACTCCG tcGGTTTGCAGTATGTTATACTGGCAAGAACAGGATATTTCGTACACTAGTATCAGGATGGTTAGCAATTGGTCGCAGGGTATCGACTTCATACAGACTCCTGCTTCGTATTTAGG TACAAAATTCTTCTACCTCATACCAAATAAAGGAATTGGAAGTTATGAGAACCGATTCCTGTCACCTCTGTCTCCCGGGGCGTGGTGGTGTACCCTCGCTGCAGCCATCGCTTGTTCAACAGTCCTCGCTGCTTCTGTTTCCCTGGAGAGGAAGCCATTCTCAGGCTTGTATGCTATGCTGAGTATCATCAGTATCATGTCCCAACAAG TGTTTGACGAGGGCGTGACTGTTGCAAATTCTAACATTTCTAGTCAAA GTCGCCAGGTGACGCTCGCAGTGGCGGGCCTGACGAGCGTGTTACTGTACAACTACTACACGAGCAGTGTGGTGTCGTGGCTGCTGAACGCTGCGGCGCCGACATTGTCCACCATTGATGAACTCATTGATAGTGACTTCGAACTTATATTTGAAGACATTGGATACACGCGCGGGTGGCTAGAG gaTGTCGGGTTTTATTACTACAGTGGGTATAAAAACACAAAAGAAGACGAGCTGAGGGAAAAGAAAGTACAGAATGTAAAACGAATAACACCAATGTTTCAGTCTGTCCGCGAGGGCGTGGAGCTCATTAGGACCGGAG gTTACGCGTATCATACAGAGCCGTACAACGCCTACCAGTACATTTCTAGAACATTCCACGACACAGAGAACTGTCGGCTCGGTTCCTTGCCCATGATGCCAATGGTGCCCACATACGTTGTGGTGCAGAAACATAGCCCTTACAAGGAGTTCTTTGACTGGAG TTTATTGCGGCTCAAAGAACGAGGTTTCACATCGGTAATCAAATCGCGACTGGCCGGCGTGGAGTCTCGGTGCTCGGGGAGCAGTCCGCGGGCTCTGGCCCTCGGCCAGGCGGCGCCGGCGTTCACGGTACTGCTGCATGGGCTTCTGGCAGCCGTTCTCGTGCTGCTCCTGGAGATATTGTCGCATCGGTAG